TAGCATTCAAGAAACATTTGTTAAACTAAGCAACAGTTGCTCACGTAGAATAAAGTAATCAATGCAATAGTACAGTTGCAGAGTTTGAAATCCAAGCATGGATCAAGACATCAATACTCACCTTGAATCATACCAGTAGTTGACCAGAGTTGAAAGAACGACATAACAAACACTAAGTACTCCAGAAACTCCCAGTGAAAGTGCACCCAGGCCACACAGCACACAGAGGAGGGCTATGCCACCTATGGCTATTATAACacctagaaaaagaaaatcagtttgttATTTAAACAAGTTTATATACAAGTATATTAGAACATCTGACGTTCTACCACAACCCCAATTTCAAACCATTTGGGAAAACAAGTCTTCTGCAATCAACTAGCAGGCCTCTATAAAAGCTATGCATGGTCAAGATAACTGGTTTAGGCATATCCTGGTGGCTGAGATGATTAGAAAGGGAAATAGGATTTCCCCTGTATAGACTACACTTAATCCGATTACTATTCTTGTATTAAGAGTTTCACTACTGCTGAGACCTGAGGACTACATGCAGAAATCCTCAATTGCTTGAACTGGGGTCTCcagaaggaagaattaaaaaaagacaagacatcATGCCTTAGAAGGGAATAAGCAAGTACATACATGCAGGCATATAATACCTTCCACGACTATCACACCGATGCAGGCCATTACGGCTGTTGTAACaacaaaaatcaggaaaaatgcAACGGGAATAGCAGACACTGCAATAAACATCAGGAGTGATAAGGCAACAAAAGGATGGTCATCTAAATATTGGCCAACACGAGAATTCATAAATGCAACAACCTGtggatgaaagaaaaacatttcagattttgtttttatcttgtCATAGATAACTTTTAAAGGTCACTGCTACTTTAGTGAACTGCAGGTAGCATCTTTTTGTAAGTCTGCAGCTTGAATAGAGGACAGCTGTTGCctctgtatttcaaaagcatgAAGACTTACTACAAATTTAGGTAACTTCATAGCAAATATGTTCTACCAAGAACAGACATGTTTCTCTTGGACTTCCCAGTTCCATTCttgcacaaattaaaaaaaacaaaacaaaacaaagaacctgaaaacaagtaagaaaacaagtaaaaaaaaaaatatcacagtttAGCTGCACAGTATTTCAGTGGGGTCTCAACACTATGATTTTGATCTAGAGAACTgtatttgttaagaaaaaaaatactgtaacatttaaaaattatgatgatttttctttttttcatgcctGAGTAATATCTGCAACCTGCTCGTATATTGACTGTAAGTACAGTACAGGCATGTCTGCTAattataatataaaattatatatatataaaattataatactttttaaaaatcctctttACAGATGCAGTCATACCTACAAACTAGAATTTTACTGTAGTAGAGACATTTCCTGTCCCTTAAGGAAATATGTATTGCAGTTTTAGTTCTTCTTACAGCAGCACAACCATTTAACTAAAATGCCACTCTACTATCTCAAATGGTTATAccagtaaaacacagaaatgcagaacagGCTTCTCTCTTTCTTGATTGCTGAAGGTGTAGGAGGACAGCCCTTCCCATAGGCTCCTCAgtgttcacttaaaaagagaGTAcccattcccccccaccccccaaaagaagttctgaaattgcatttaaataaattggGGTGTGATATTCCAAGAGTTATGAAAGGAGtatctttataaatatattataaGTTATAATCCAGACCCACATTTGAGTTGCTATGGATGGACTGCACCACGGAGTGCCATTGCTTCTGCAGTTCTTGCATTTCTTTAGACATGCTGTAATCCTCAGCCACGAGCGTGAATCTTTTGAACAACCAGTTCTCACTCAGCCATccaattttccttaaaattaagGTACAATTAGTTACAGGCTCAGACAGatgttttttgaaaatgaagtatttcgTTTGCAACAACAGAGAATGTAGATTTCAGATGTTAATGTGATCCACGGAGCCTAAAACATTACTTTTACAGAAGTACATCTAAAGTAGGTGGCTAGTCCCCGAAAGCTTTTCTGAGACTCCGAAAGCCAAGTACCAAGATACAAGGCGACTCTCACCTTCTTCCTTTATAACATTAACCCCACATATAACGGTGAGGGTATTGAATTACCAGTAAAAAGGTCAATTCTAACAATCCACACGGACAATTTATCACTACTAGTCCTGGAAGCTTGTAACACCTTAACGACACTTGGTTTTGTAAGTAGCCTCTCGTTCAGAATTGCAGCCATACCCCGTACAGCTTCAAAACTCTGCGTATACAGGCGAAATGCTTTCAAACGCTCTGAACATACTTAATTGTGACAGTTTAAAGGCAACATCAGCTCCAAAAAAATCTCCCTTCCCCCTCGAAAACGTAGTCTGCCGTCGCCCGGAGGACCCGCACCAGGGGAAGGTTAAAGGAGGCGTTTCCCTGCTCGTAAATCCGAACGCTCCCCGTGTCAGTGTTACTACTACCTCACGCTCTGCCTCCGGACGCGCTCCCTCCCTTTGTTTACACACCATTTTCACACAGCAGCGCCCGAGTTCTTGCTCCTCGCAGCACCGGCGAGGAGACCgaccgcggcggggggggagcagctCCCGCCGGACGAAGCCTCCCCACCGACAACGCTCGCGCCGGGGCAGGCAGCGCCCGAGCCCCGACCGTTTTACCTTCCCCTCACGCCGCCACCCGCGGCCTAACACCTTCGAGGTCAGGAGCCGATTAATCCCACCCCGCCACGCCGTCAGCGCCGAGGCGCGCTGCCCGCTGCCCTTCAAGCGGGTCCCCgggcagcagccgccgccgccgcgccctgGGCCGCCCTCCACCggcctgcagcgctggggcgtAGCGCGGgtctccccccccgccgcctcaagcggggcgggcgggcggaggcCGCGCAGGGCTGAAGGGGCCGCGCTGCCCCGCCGTAGGGGCTCGGCGCTGGCGGAGCCCCGTCGCGGTGGGTTgggggccgccgcccgcccgaGCCGGGGGAGGTAAGGGGAACGCGGCTCCCGCAGGGCTGCGCCGCGCCGCTGGCGCCGACCCTCCCGCTGCGACCGAGCGGCGCTCGGGGCTGACGGGCCGCCCTCCGCCGAGCCGGGGCCGTCCCTCTCACCTGCGGCGGCTGCCCGCCGGGCCGCAGCCCCTCTCAGCGCCTCGCCCTCCCGCCCTCCGGTTGCAACGCCCGGCGCGGCCCGGGCTGGGCCTGCCGGGGCCGAGGGAGGTgccgccgccctcccgccgcTGTCTCCTCCCCGCGGGGGCCGGCGacgcggcgggcagggcccggcgCCTGGGGAGgctgaagagaggagagggcCGGAGCAGCGGGGCAGGGACACCCGCGGCGGGGTGTTTAGCGAGGAAGGGAGTAGGGAGGTTTCCACAGGTCGCCCGGGGGCTTAGGGGCTTTTATTGGTTTCCCTGTTGTGCCCCTGCCTGTCACacaccacccccacccacccccccccgggcctTGCCTCAGCCTCTCAGGGCTGGGCACCCTCGGAGCGTGCCAGGGTTTTGTGTGGCTTTAGGAGCTTTTTCGAATTGAGGGTAGAAAATGAGGGTATCTGCGATAGTAGGGTACGCTCAGCCCCGAGAGACTGGGGgtgcggcgggccggggcgggaggaACAGCTGGGGGTGTCAGATCTAGATTCTCGGTGCCAGAGCCGGTCAGATAGCGGTGGGATGTAATCCCACCATCCCAGCCGGACGGGTTGCTGCCGTCGGGTGGGAGGCTACGAAGGCAGCTTTAGGTGGATTGTGGCTGTTGAGGTGGTCACGCCTTGTGGTGTAGTGGAATGGGAGCTGTGAAACAATTCATCTGGCATAACCACCTTCACCTCCCGCTCCATCTCTGGTTACTTGTTCCCACACGTTTCCAACTTGTCCTGCTGTTTCCACGGGTGTTTGGGTGGCCACGTGGCAAACCTGTTTGGGGAGACGCTCCACATGAGGAATAATCGCTTGAAAGATTCAGCTGGGTTTTCAGCAAGATCGGTGCATCCTACAGTGTCCCAGCATTTGCATGGGACTGTTCATCTCAGAAATTACGCTCGCTGAGGTGTGTTGCACAATGATTTGGCCTGGCTGCTTTCCAGAGCCATCACGATGGTGTTACAGGCAAACGTGAAGCTTCAGTGAATTCCCAGCTTTTGCTACATAGATGGAATTTTTCATGCTGTAAATTACAGTCAGAAATCAGTAAAATATTCATGCTTCTCATGACTGCTTTAATCACTGTTTTTGATTGGTGCCACCCATGAGAGTATTGCAAAACAACATTAATGGtttcatgattattttttaaaggcaacAAAATAAATACCATGTTTAATTTGGAGCACGCTGGTCTTAGAACGCAAAGAGATGTTGATACAGAATCGTATGCACACACATCTGGTTCTGAGAAAAACAATATGTTGACAATCGACTTGCACAGACATTTTGAGCTAAGCGGGGGCTTTCTAGTTCTATCAAGGTTTTATAAAGTATGGGGTTCTTAACCTATCAGACTGTCAGAGCTCTGTGTCTTTGAGGTGCTGATTTCAATGAGTTCTGCAGATACAAGGATCTGTGTAGACAGAGGAAGTAAAAGAGAGATTTGCATATTAATGTAAATTTGGACCATGGGCTCTAAAAGCCCAACACAAGATACCTGCAAGAGGATGGTGAGGGCAAGTTTATTTTGCTTGAACTGTTAAAGCATTTATATCTCATATTATTAAAGTGTGTAGTGTATTGATATTGCTTGcagactatatatatataaaattaaatttcaatttgttgattttgtataatttttttaaagtgagcaTAGGGAAAAACTAACTGGTGGAATTATAGTGTGACATAATCCAGTGATAATGGCAGTATAAAGTTTAACGGCTCCACCGAGTTTAGAAGTATATTGGAGATTTTAAATTTCTGGCTGTTTTCGAAACATGCCATAGCTGCGGTTTTGGAGATAGTCTTGTACATCTTAGTGAATTATTTTCCTGCTATGCATAATTATTTATTCTGCTAGAAATTCACATATAATCTCTTTCTATGTAAAGTAACTGGTTTTAATGTTTCCCAAGCAGCACAAGTAATTTATTTAACCTCAAAGGACACGCATATATAAGCATCCGAGTTGTTGTGCACAGAGGAACAGTAGTTACTATAACTGCTGCTTAATTGAGTTTGTCTTCATGCCAGCATCAGCTCAAATTAGCAGGAAAATACTCACATTGCAAACCAGCACTGAAATATTTGGAGGGTTACCATACACACTAGCCTAGCATTTGCCAGCTCCAGCATTAGCAGCACTGGTTCTATACCCCACACTGCTGGCTTGTGTTTAAAGAGCAGCTTTGTTTATGGTAGGAACTTTCACATGTGGCCAGGCAGGAACAATGTTCCACTTCTAGTTGGTATTACATTAAGATGTAAGGAAAACTGTGCTGTTAACTCGGGGATATCAGCCATTCTTACAGTT
This sequence is a window from Buteo buteo chromosome 27, bButBut1.hap1.1, whole genome shotgun sequence. Protein-coding genes within it:
- the LDAF1 gene encoding lipid droplet assembly factor 1, which encodes MSKEMQELQKQWHSVVQSIHSNSNVVAFMNSRVGQYLDDHPFVALSLLMFIAVSAIPVAFFLIFVVTTAVMACIGVIVVEGVIIAIGGIALLCVLCGLGALSLGVSGVLSVCYVVLSTLVNYWYDSRGQIKKQEVNGSLPQKSPSVLDLSANNGKNE